From the genome of Ptychodera flava strain L36383 chromosome 20, AS_Pfla_20210202, whole genome shotgun sequence, one region includes:
- the LOC139119680 gene encoding uncharacterized protein, translating to MPFEPQLHVEVTTSDDRHDLNTDVFSDDVFAEPEYDDWREGRRIVELDVLAKGLEHCFHCSLPLSLSSCVGDKKFMLGCMLYIQCDNPACAAINYVPLGKRHKDPNTKGVVWDINTKLGAAMLHAGIGERQINKFLTVLNMKAIHHKSLKKSEREVGKAIENVAKESVRRALFEEKEATCKQSNDSNELITVSVDGGWQKRGSGKCYNSLSGAS from the exons ATGCCCTTCGAACCTCAACTGCATGTTGAAGTTACAACATCGGATGATCGGCATGATTTGAACACGGACGTATTTTCTGACGATGTTTTTGCTGAGCCCGAGTACGACGACTGGCGAGAGGGGAGACGAATAGTCGAGCTGGATGTGTTAGCGAAAGGCCTTGAACACTGCTTTCACTGCAGTTTGCCGTTGTCGCTAAGCTCTTGTGTAGGAGACAAAAAATTCATGCTTGGCTGTATGTTGTATATTCAGTGTGACAATCCTGCCTGTGCTGCCATCAACTATGTCCCTCTTGGGAAACGTCATAAGGACCCAAATACCAAAGGTGTCGTATGGGATATCAACACAAAACTTGGTGCAG CGATGCTGCATGCTGGAATTGGTGAACGCCAAATAAACAAATTCCTGACTGTTTTGAACATGAAGGCCATCCACCATAAATCTCTTAAAAAGAGTGAAAGAGAAGTTGGGAAAGCAATTGAGAATGTTGCAAAGGAGAGTGTCAGACGTGCATTATTTGAAGAGAAGGAAGCCACATG TAAGCAATCAAATGACAGTAACGAGTTAATAACAGTATCTGTTGATGGAGGATGGCAGAAGCGAGGCAGTGGAAAATGCTACAATAGTTTGTCAG GTGCATCGTAG
- the LOC139119681 gene encoding uncharacterized protein isoform X2 produces MMAQAGYSTEEQRQLVKDGNSPARSLYRNLLMVAIDAGQIDAAKYLIEAGINVQHKMWVLGGKKSARDFAKERGLEDIVPLIDEKLPSTQQLFHYVSEGNTDIVKKLINDGVDINITVDPYGDPLSGCAGYTLLMIAIKNDQSAVAMQLLKKDVNVVFEHQEWDRPDSDSDPILVESVTARQLAEENGMFDVMTMIDELTPSIETKKQQIKRSKYGHENTDDVTTNSDDDKHNNCVKSSANLEENAYLETKSQGKSTQTATKKDDSSCTCVLL; encoded by the exons atgaTGGCGCAGGCTGGCTATAGTACAGAAGAGCAAAGACAACTTGTGAAG GATGGTAATAGTCCGGCTCGCTCTTTATATCGTAATTTACTCATGGTTGCCATAGATGCAGGTCAGATCGATGCTGCAAAGTATCTCATCGAAGCTGGAATAAACGTGCAGCACAAAATGTGG GTTTTAGGGGGAAAGAAATCTGCGAGAGATTTTGCAAAGGAGCGAGGATTAGAAGATATCGTACCTTTGATAGACGAAAAGCTACCATCGACGCAG cAATTATTTCATTACGTCAGCGAGGGAAATACGGACATAGTGAAAAAACTGATCAACGATGGCGTGGACATCAACATTACCGTG GACCCTTACGGAGATCCTCTGTCAGGTTGTGCTGGATATACTCTCTTGATGATCGCTATCAAAAACGATCAAAGTGCTGTTGCTATGCAACTATTAAAGAAAGATGTCAACGTAGTCTTTGAGCATCAG GAATGGGACCGGCCAGACAGTGACTCTGATCCCATTTTGGTGGAATCGGTTACTGCAAGgcaattggctgaagaaaacgGGATGTTTGACGTCATGACGATGATCGACGAATTAACACCTTCAATCGAAACAAAG AAGCAACAGATTAAAAGAAGCAAATATGGTCATGAGAACACTGATGACGTCACAACAAATTCTGATGACGACAAACACAACAACTGTGTCAAATCAAGCGCAAATCTGGAAGAAAATGCTTATCTGGAAACGAAGAGCCAGGGAAAGTCAACTCAAACGGCGACGAAGAAAGACGACTCTTCTTGCACATGCGTACTACTCTGA
- the LOC139119681 gene encoding ankyrin repeat and KH domain-containing protein mask-like isoform X1, producing the protein MMAQAGYSTEEQRQLVKGLCVAIETGDIETAKLMFGRGGDLINADEDGNSPARSLYRNLLMVAIDAGQIDAAKYLIEAGINVQHKMWVLGGKKSARDFAKERGLEDIVPLIDEKLPSTQQLFHYVSEGNTDIVKKLINDGVDINITVDPYGDPLSGCAGYTLLMIAIKNDQSAVAMQLLKKDVNVVFEHQEWDRPDSDSDPILVESVTARQLAEENGMFDVMTMIDELTPSIETKKQQIKRSKYGHENTDDVTTNSDDDKHNNCVKSSANLEENAYLETKSQGKSTQTATKKDDSSCTCVLL; encoded by the exons atgaTGGCGCAGGCTGGCTATAGTACAGAAGAGCAAAGACAACTTGTGAAG GGGCTGTGTGTCGCTATAGAAACTGGTGATATTGAAACAGCAAAGCTAATGTTTGGGCGAGGTGGTGATTTGATCAACGCCGACGAG GATGGTAATAGTCCGGCTCGCTCTTTATATCGTAATTTACTCATGGTTGCCATAGATGCAGGTCAGATCGATGCTGCAAAGTATCTCATCGAAGCTGGAATAAACGTGCAGCACAAAATGTGG GTTTTAGGGGGAAAGAAATCTGCGAGAGATTTTGCAAAGGAGCGAGGATTAGAAGATATCGTACCTTTGATAGACGAAAAGCTACCATCGACGCAG cAATTATTTCATTACGTCAGCGAGGGAAATACGGACATAGTGAAAAAACTGATCAACGATGGCGTGGACATCAACATTACCGTG GACCCTTACGGAGATCCTCTGTCAGGTTGTGCTGGATATACTCTCTTGATGATCGCTATCAAAAACGATCAAAGTGCTGTTGCTATGCAACTATTAAAGAAAGATGTCAACGTAGTCTTTGAGCATCAG GAATGGGACCGGCCAGACAGTGACTCTGATCCCATTTTGGTGGAATCGGTTACTGCAAGgcaattggctgaagaaaacgGGATGTTTGACGTCATGACGATGATCGACGAATTAACACCTTCAATCGAAACAAAG AAGCAACAGATTAAAAGAAGCAAATATGGTCATGAGAACACTGATGACGTCACAACAAATTCTGATGACGACAAACACAACAACTGTGTCAAATCAAGCGCAAATCTGGAAGAAAATGCTTATCTGGAAACGAAGAGCCAGGGAAAGTCAACTCAAACGGCGACGAAGAAAGACGACTCTTCTTGCACATGCGTACTACTCTGA